One window of Paenibacillus albicereus genomic DNA carries:
- a CDS encoding DUF2500 domain-containing protein translates to MDSTFGMGDGFGPPAGFSFMFTLVPVLIGIVFVIVIVTMIARGVRYAQNARSPRESVYARIVSKRMEVHQSSGHSHGTDNQFHTSGSSRTDYYITLEFENGERKEFLDVKKLYGLVAEGDVGYAQTQGEWIVAFERT, encoded by the coding sequence ATGGATTCAACCTTCGGCATGGGAGACGGCTTCGGACCGCCCGCCGGCTTCAGCTTCATGTTCACCCTCGTGCCGGTGCTGATCGGCATCGTGTTCGTCATCGTCATCGTGACGATGATCGCGCGCGGCGTCCGCTACGCGCAGAACGCCCGCTCGCCGCGCGAATCCGTCTACGCCCGCATCGTGTCCAAGCGGATGGAAGTGCATCAAAGCTCCGGTCATTCGCACGGCACGGACAACCAGTTCCATACATCCGGCTCGTCGCGCACGGACTACTACATCACGCTGGAGTTCGAGAACGGAGAGCGCAAGGAGTTCCTCGACGTCAAGAAGCTGTACGGCCTCGTCGCCGAGGGCGATGTCGGCTACGCGCAGACGCAAGGAGAGTGGATCGTCGCTTTCGAGCGTACCTGA
- a CDS encoding carbohydrate ABC transporter permease — MVRSKTIGSRAFDGANYIVLALLLFSCLYPLWYTFCVSISDKAAANAGLVTIYPIGFSLASYKEIMSDALFFNSFWISIQRTVLGTGLSLFVTVLMAYPLARPSREFRLRNTFMWILVFCMLFSGGLIPWYLTVQSYGLIDSIWALVLAGGLPVFDVILIMNFFRNLPKELNEAAVVDGAGPWAILFRVYLPCSVPVLAAVALFIGVYHWNEFFNGLVLMNTSANYPLQTYIQQLVVNIPTGTNLTPDQYKKLSELSNRTLNSAKVFIAMMPMLIVYPFLQKYFVSGIMLGAVKE, encoded by the coding sequence ATGGTCCGAAGCAAGACAATCGGCTCGAGGGCATTCGACGGCGCCAACTACATCGTGCTCGCCCTCCTGCTGTTCAGCTGCCTGTACCCGCTCTGGTATACGTTCTGCGTGTCGATCTCCGACAAGGCCGCGGCCAACGCGGGCCTCGTGACGATCTATCCGATCGGATTCTCCCTGGCGTCCTACAAGGAAATCATGAGCGACGCCCTGTTCTTCAACTCGTTTTGGATCTCCATCCAGCGCACGGTGCTCGGCACGGGGCTGTCGCTGTTCGTGACGGTGCTGATGGCTTATCCGCTCGCCCGGCCGTCGCGGGAATTCAGGCTGCGCAACACGTTCATGTGGATCCTCGTGTTCTGCATGCTGTTCAGCGGCGGGCTGATCCCGTGGTACCTGACCGTCCAGAGCTACGGCCTGATCGACTCGATCTGGGCGCTCGTGCTGGCCGGCGGCTTGCCGGTGTTCGACGTCATCCTCATCATGAACTTCTTCCGCAATCTGCCCAAGGAGCTGAACGAAGCGGCCGTCGTCGACGGCGCCGGCCCGTGGGCGATCCTCTTCCGCGTCTACTTGCCATGCTCGGTTCCGGTGCTGGCGGCCGTGGCGCTGTTCATCGGCGTCTACCACTGGAACGAGTTTTTCAACGGGCTCGTGCTGATGAACACCTCCGCCAACTATCCGCTGCAGACGTACATCCAGCAGCTGGTCGTCAACATCCCGACCGGGACGAACCTGACGCCCGACCAGTACAAGAAGCTGTCGGAGCTGTCCAACCGGACGCTCAACTCGGCCAAGGTGTTCATCGCGATGATGCCGATGCTGATCGTCTACCCGTTCCTGCAGAAATATTTCGTCTCGGGCATCATGCTCGGAGCGGTGAAGGAGTAG
- a CDS encoding type 2 periplasmic-binding domain-containing protein, which translates to MKRTMAALLSVALLGLGLTACTSSSSSNTDEKAPAASSGPALSGDDLAFYRFPEPVDVHIGMPVDPTDKTLPEGDSVSNNQYTRYLKEKYNINVIVDWTAATGNDFKQKVSLTIASGKLPDGMVVDDRSYMTKAAASGLLYDITDLFQQVQSQQVKDIMESTGGRAMENASYKGRMVSLPNITVDTDGVHLLWVRKDWLDKLGLPVPKTAADIEKTAKAFKDGKLGGANTIGIAGPSKNTFPYATFLASSNNLGGFDPLFSAKDAYPGYWLDNGDGSVTYGTTTEQTKDTLALLADWYKKGLIDPEAGTRDNVGDPINANQTGIFFGPWWSGGYGNGDSFKNDPTANWQAYPVYTDDGKWNAHMKTTGSSYTLISKNAKPDVVKAILIMNNALVRDEATFDLSVAVGWYPLRNVMAAANETEYEYAELLKVLKGETQAEDYNEPNSLYKLMYADAKRVKDVVKPPYDELNVSNFNTSNFGDFQRLYSLLVGDRPFSTVPIDKKVYSVTYNQTPTMETKWANLKKLEDETVLKIILGQAPVDSFDKFVKDWKAQGGDEITAEVAELLKK; encoded by the coding sequence ATGAAACGAACGATGGCTGCGCTGCTCTCCGTCGCCCTGCTGGGGCTTGGCCTGACCGCTTGCACGTCCTCCAGCTCCTCGAACACGGACGAGAAGGCGCCTGCGGCGTCGTCCGGTCCGGCGCTGTCGGGAGACGATCTGGCGTTTTACCGATTCCCCGAGCCGGTCGACGTCCATATCGGCATGCCGGTCGATCCGACCGACAAGACGCTGCCGGAGGGAGACAGCGTCAGCAATAACCAGTACACGAGATACTTGAAGGAGAAGTACAACATCAACGTCATCGTGGATTGGACGGCGGCGACCGGCAACGACTTCAAGCAGAAGGTGAGCCTGACGATCGCCTCCGGCAAGCTGCCCGACGGCATGGTCGTCGACGACCGGTCGTACATGACGAAGGCGGCCGCATCCGGCCTGCTGTACGACATCACCGACCTGTTCCAGCAGGTCCAGTCGCAGCAGGTGAAGGACATCATGGAAAGCACGGGCGGCCGCGCCATGGAAAATGCGAGCTACAAAGGCCGCATGGTCTCGCTGCCCAACATTACGGTCGACACCGACGGCGTCCACCTGCTCTGGGTACGCAAGGACTGGCTCGACAAGCTCGGGCTGCCGGTGCCGAAAACGGCAGCCGACATCGAGAAGACCGCCAAGGCGTTCAAGGACGGCAAACTGGGCGGAGCCAACACGATTGGCATCGCCGGACCGTCGAAAAACACGTTCCCTTACGCCACGTTCCTCGCCTCGTCCAACAACCTGGGCGGATTCGACCCGCTGTTCAGCGCGAAGGACGCCTATCCGGGGTACTGGCTCGACAACGGCGACGGCTCGGTGACGTACGGAACGACGACGGAGCAGACGAAGGATACGCTGGCGCTGCTGGCCGACTGGTACAAGAAAGGGCTGATCGACCCCGAGGCGGGCACCCGCGACAACGTCGGCGACCCGATCAACGCGAACCAGACCGGCATCTTCTTCGGTCCTTGGTGGAGCGGCGGCTATGGCAACGGCGATTCGTTCAAGAACGATCCGACGGCCAACTGGCAGGCTTATCCCGTCTACACCGACGACGGCAAGTGGAACGCGCATATGAAGACGACCGGCAGCTCCTATACGCTCATCAGCAAAAACGCCAAGCCCGATGTCGTCAAGGCGATCCTCATCATGAACAACGCGCTCGTTCGCGACGAAGCGACGTTCGATCTGTCGGTGGCGGTCGGCTGGTATCCGCTGCGCAACGTCATGGCGGCGGCCAACGAGACGGAGTACGAATACGCCGAGCTGCTCAAGGTGCTCAAGGGCGAGACGCAGGCCGAGGACTACAACGAGCCGAACAGCCTGTACAAGCTGATGTATGCCGACGCGAAAAGAGTGAAGGATGTCGTCAAGCCGCCCTATGACGAGCTGAACGTGAGCAACTTCAATACGTCAAACTTCGGCGACTTCCAGCGCCTCTACTCGCTGCTGGTCGGCGATCGGCCGTTCTCGACCGTGCCGATCGACAAGAAGGTGTACAGTGTCACCTACAACCAGACGCCGACGATGGAGACGAAGTGGGCCAACCTCAAGAAGCTGGAGGACGAGACCGTGCTCAAGATCATTCTCGGGCAGGCGCCGGTCGATTCCTTCGACAAGTTCGTGAAGGACTGGAAGGCGCAGGGCGGGGACGAGATCACGGCCGAAGTCGCCGAGCTGCTGAAAAAATGA
- a CDS encoding winged helix-turn-helix transcriptional regulator: MGLQPKPKYNIPSEATLDVLGGKWKTLILCHLSSGPKRTNELRKAMPAVTQKMLTQQLRELEDDGIVGRTVYNEVPPKVVYEMTELGQSLSGILDLLCEWGEKFIRGDFQAKEKK; the protein is encoded by the coding sequence ATGGGACTGCAGCCCAAGCCGAAGTACAACATCCCGTCCGAGGCTACGCTCGACGTGCTGGGCGGGAAATGGAAAACGTTGATTCTATGCCATCTGTCCTCGGGTCCCAAGCGGACGAACGAGCTGAGGAAGGCGATGCCCGCCGTGACGCAGAAGATGCTGACCCAGCAGCTTCGGGAGCTGGAGGACGACGGCATCGTCGGCCGGACCGTCTACAACGAGGTGCCTCCCAAGGTCGTTTATGAGATGACCGAGCTAGGACAATCGCTCAGCGGCATTCTGGATCTGCTATGCGAATGGGGAGAAAAGTTCATTCGGGGCGACTTTCAAGCAAAAGAAAAGAAGTAG
- a CDS encoding ABC transporter permease, with product MRRTNVEKHYYLMLLPGMVWLVLFSIVPMAGIVMAFQNYNPGAGLLKSPWVGLDNFRYMFQLNDSRTVLVNTLVIAVGKIVLNLIVPLVFAILLNELRHLRFKKLVQTAAYLPHFLSWVIMATIVIGIFGYYGVVNTVLGMFGASPQLFMADAGIFRQLLVGTDVWKEFGYNAIIYLAALTGINASLYEAAAIDGASRWQLIRNVTLPAMSTTVVLLGVLSLGNVLNAGFDQVYNLYNPLVYSTGDILDTWVYRLGLQNLQFSLATAAGLFKSAISFVLIVVSYRLAYRYADYTVF from the coding sequence ATGAGGAGAACAAACGTCGAAAAGCATTATTATCTGATGCTGCTGCCGGGCATGGTCTGGCTCGTCCTGTTCAGCATCGTGCCGATGGCCGGCATCGTGATGGCGTTCCAGAACTACAACCCGGGAGCGGGCCTGCTGAAGTCGCCATGGGTCGGGCTCGACAACTTCCGGTACATGTTCCAGCTGAACGACAGCCGCACGGTCCTCGTCAACACGCTCGTCATCGCCGTCGGAAAGATCGTGCTCAACCTGATCGTTCCGCTCGTCTTCGCCATCCTGCTGAACGAGCTGCGGCATCTGCGCTTCAAGAAGCTGGTGCAGACGGCGGCCTACCTGCCGCACTTCCTGTCCTGGGTCATCATGGCGACGATCGTCATCGGCATCTTCGGCTATTACGGCGTCGTCAATACGGTGCTCGGCATGTTCGGCGCGAGCCCGCAGCTGTTCATGGCGGACGCCGGCATCTTCCGCCAGCTGCTGGTCGGGACCGACGTGTGGAAAGAATTCGGCTACAACGCCATCATCTACCTGGCGGCGCTGACCGGCATCAACGCCAGCCTGTACGAGGCGGCCGCGATCGACGGCGCCAGCCGCTGGCAGCTGATCCGGAACGTGACGCTGCCGGCGATGTCGACGACCGTCGTCCTGCTCGGCGTGCTCAGCCTCGGCAACGTGCTCAACGCCGGATTCGACCAGGTGTACAACCTGTACAATCCGCTCGTCTACTCGACCGGGGACATCCTCGACACCTGGGTGTACCGCCTCGGCCTGCAGAACCTGCAGTTCTCGCTGGCGACGGCGGCGGGACTGTTCAAGTCGGCCATCAGCTTCGTCCTGATCGTCGTCTCGTACCGGCTGGCCTACCGCTATGCGGATTACACGGTGTTCTAA
- a CDS encoding CoxG family protein yields MPSGTHRIEVNASLEQVQAFIRDPDRWEPLMPGYIKHEIVSARESVWTFKADLGFTKKAVELKLELEEQAEPNRVSFRLTGLSDPVEGSGSFEAAAAGAAASLVGSLDISGKGLMAMMMNSVMKDFVPRAVEQLTDATAAAIEAQAAH; encoded by the coding sequence ATGCCAAGCGGAACGCATCGTATCGAAGTCAACGCCAGTCTGGAGCAGGTCCAAGCCTTCATCCGCGATCCCGACCGGTGGGAGCCGCTCATGCCGGGCTACATCAAGCACGAGATCGTCAGCGCGCGGGAGTCGGTCTGGACGTTCAAGGCCGATCTGGGCTTTACGAAAAAAGCGGTCGAGCTGAAGCTCGAGCTGGAGGAGCAAGCCGAGCCGAACCGGGTCTCGTTCCGCCTGACCGGACTATCCGACCCCGTCGAGGGCAGCGGCAGCTTCGAGGCTGCGGCCGCAGGCGCGGCGGCGAGCCTCGTCGGCAGCCTCGACATCAGCGGCAAGGGGCTCATGGCGATGATGATGAACAGCGTCATGAAGGACTTCGTCCCGCGCGCGGTCGAGCAGCTCACCGATGCGACGGCAGCGGCCATCGAGGCGCAGGCGGCGCATTGA
- a CDS encoding NAD(P)H oxidoreductase gives MNVLIVAAHPRSDSLTLAVTERFRQGLLDAGHGAEVLDLYRSGFDPSLRQEDEPDWSNERKVYSAEAEAEMERMKRHDALAYIFPIWWYGMPAMLKGYIDRVWNYGFAYGSSKLSHRRVLWLGLAAATQEQLGKRSYDKMMAHLFNVGLSEYAGIAESRFEILYDTLRPDPAYAEQLLAGAYELGLHYSDEWQAAQRSDFKVGAES, from the coding sequence ATGAACGTATTGATCGTAGCGGCCCATCCGAGAAGCGATTCGCTGACCTTGGCGGTGACGGAGAGATTCAGGCAAGGCCTGCTGGATGCGGGGCATGGGGCGGAGGTGCTGGATCTTTATCGAAGCGGGTTCGACCCGTCGCTGCGGCAAGAGGACGAGCCGGACTGGTCGAACGAGCGCAAGGTGTACTCGGCCGAAGCGGAAGCGGAGATGGAGCGGATGAAGCGGCATGATGCCCTCGCCTATATCTTCCCGATCTGGTGGTACGGCATGCCGGCCATGCTGAAGGGGTACATCGACCGCGTCTGGAATTACGGCTTCGCCTACGGCTCGTCCAAGCTGTCGCATCGGCGCGTGCTATGGCTCGGACTGGCGGCGGCCACGCAGGAGCAGCTGGGCAAGCGGAGCTACGACAAGATGATGGCGCATCTGTTCAACGTCGGACTCTCCGAGTATGCCGGCATCGCCGAGTCCCGGTTCGAGATCTTGTACGACACGCTCCGCCCCGATCCCGCTTATGCGGAGCAGCTGCTGGCCGGCGCGTATGAGCTCGGACTTCATTATTCCGACGAATGGCAGGCGGCGCAGCGGTCCGATTTCAAGGTCGGAGCGGAATCGTAA
- a CDS encoding TIGR02677 family protein, which yields MTEKSMTPQTLRGIPELRYTNADNVVRYRAIMRFFYLEYKRLRYWLRPEEVHAAIAQWDVWPHYTQELCQQDLEQLASWQNLTSRHEGGRSSTLEEYLKKKLQYCLRPYSIEIERMLESLEKVTGYGGSLEASLFDTIADKLFAIRRDAVDIEPEAALQLWTSLYESFVKLHENAADYMASLHTAKAEEMMVTEAFLLFKEKLTDYLQHFVQALQRSSYGIEGHLLQIREPVMELFLERAAEGELSRPRLEEAPDKEELLQELRQGWNNIRRWFLGSGSEASELTMLERATKDAIARIVRSAIRIQERKRSGLSRKKELEHLAGWFARLETMDEAHRLGAHAFGLFRTRHLQGEDLRTTDRSDQSSWDEQAKLHLLRSRSRKRSAGVVPDSVPDHRERKQREREVHQSRQAEEWRSIERMLRLGQVSISELGPVTTSERVRLLSWIGRCMTAGEKRSFVTAEGVRITLSLPQAPGTLTVLLAEDGELEMKDYRLDFRLTEASLYSGRAEPDDKGDGAG from the coding sequence ATGACCGAAAAATCAATGACGCCGCAGACGCTTCGGGGAATTCCCGAGCTGCGGTATACGAATGCCGACAATGTCGTGCGGTACCGCGCGATCATGCGGTTTTTTTATCTCGAATATAAGCGACTGCGCTACTGGCTGAGGCCGGAGGAAGTGCATGCGGCGATTGCGCAGTGGGACGTATGGCCGCACTACACGCAGGAGCTGTGTCAGCAGGACTTGGAGCAGCTGGCATCATGGCAGAATCTGACGTCCCGTCATGAGGGCGGCCGTTCGTCGACGTTGGAAGAGTACTTGAAGAAGAAGCTGCAGTATTGCCTGCGGCCGTACTCAATCGAGATCGAGCGGATGCTGGAATCACTGGAAAAGGTGACGGGGTATGGAGGCTCGCTGGAGGCGAGCTTGTTCGATACGATCGCCGACAAGCTGTTCGCGATTCGGCGCGATGCGGTTGACATCGAACCGGAAGCTGCTCTTCAGCTGTGGACATCGCTGTACGAATCCTTCGTCAAGCTGCACGAGAATGCGGCGGACTACATGGCGAGTCTGCATACGGCCAAAGCCGAGGAAATGATGGTGACGGAGGCTTTCCTGCTGTTCAAGGAAAAGCTGACGGATTATTTGCAGCATTTCGTACAGGCGCTGCAGCGGAGCTCCTACGGCATCGAAGGCCATCTGCTGCAAATTCGCGAGCCGGTGATGGAGCTGTTTTTAGAGCGGGCCGCCGAAGGCGAGCTGAGCCGTCCCCGGTTGGAGGAAGCGCCGGACAAGGAGGAGCTGCTGCAGGAGCTTCGTCAAGGCTGGAACAACATCAGGCGCTGGTTTCTCGGCAGCGGCTCCGAAGCGAGCGAGCTGACGATGCTGGAGAGAGCGACTAAAGATGCGATTGCCCGCATCGTGCGCAGCGCGATCCGCATTCAAGAGCGGAAGCGCTCCGGACTCAGCCGCAAGAAGGAGCTGGAGCATCTGGCGGGCTGGTTCGCCCGGCTGGAGACGATGGACGAGGCGCATCGGCTGGGTGCCCATGCGTTCGGGCTGTTCCGCACGCGCCATCTGCAGGGCGAGGATCTCCGCACGACGGATCGGAGCGACCAGTCGTCCTGGGACGAGCAGGCGAAGCTGCACCTGCTGCGATCGCGCAGCCGGAAGCGCTCGGCCGGTGTCGTCCCCGACTCCGTCCCGGATCATCGGGAGCGCAAGCAGCGGGAGCGAGAGGTGCATCAGTCACGTCAGGCCGAGGAGTGGCGGAGCATCGAGCGGATGCTGCGGCTCGGACAAGTGTCGATCTCCGAGCTGGGTCCGGTGACGACGTCGGAGCGGGTCCGGCTGCTGTCCTGGATCGGGCGCTGCATGACAGCAGGAGAAAAGCGCAGCTTCGTGACCGCCGAAGGGGTACGCATCACGCTGAGCCTGCCGCAGGCGCCGGGAACCTTGACCGTGCTGCTCGCCGAGGACGGAGAGCTGGAGATGAAGGATTACCGGCTTGATTTCCGACTTACGGAAGCGTCCTTGTACAGCGGGCGGGCCGAGCCGGATGACAAAGGAGATGGGGCGGGATGA
- a CDS encoding YdhK family protein: protein MKRTGKGMVAAAALALLLAGCGAKSGDHGSMNMNAANSETASPMPGNEAATNGEAGGSAAHEGMNHGSGELPEGMQDAPSPKFPVGSQAILKTDHMPGMEGAEATIAGAYATTAYAVSYTPTTGGERVTNHKWVVQEELEGAGSAPYKPGDEVVLKADHMEGMDGAKATIDSAEPMTVYAVDYQPTDGGEIVKNHMWVTESELAKE from the coding sequence ATGAAGCGAACCGGAAAAGGGATGGTAGCCGCAGCCGCGCTGGCGCTGCTGCTGGCTGGCTGCGGAGCCAAGAGCGGCGACCACGGCTCCATGAACATGAATGCGGCGAACTCCGAAACGGCGAGCCCGATGCCGGGGAACGAGGCGGCGACGAACGGGGAGGCGGGAGGCTCCGCGGCCCATGAAGGCATGAATCACGGGTCCGGCGAATTGCCGGAGGGCATGCAAGACGCGCCAAGCCCCAAGTTCCCGGTCGGCAGCCAGGCGATCCTCAAGACGGATCATATGCCGGGCATGGAAGGCGCTGAAGCGACGATCGCGGGGGCGTACGCGACGACCGCGTATGCCGTCTCCTATACGCCGACGACGGGCGGCGAGCGGGTGACGAACCACAAGTGGGTCGTCCAGGAGGAGCTCGAAGGCGCCGGCTCGGCTCCGTACAAGCCCGGCGACGAGGTTGTCCTGAAGGCGGACCATATGGAAGGCATGGACGGCGCCAAGGCGACGATCGATTCGGCCGAGCCGATGACGGTATATGCGGTCGACTATCAGCCGACCGACGGCGGCGAGATCGTCAAGAACCATATGTGGGTCACGGAGAGCGAGCTGGCGAAGGAGTAG
- a CDS encoding TIGR02678 family protein codes for MIRGAARRAAKRERNEEQLLERKQECVQALLNRPWVAKEEHAELYYAVKDHYEELRSWFMDKAGLPLLLTRTMAKLDKTPVAAYPWMGFEEFSERQDYVFFTYGLWYMESKTELDQFLLSEMVEQIREQMIAGGMDADWMVYSHRLSMARALKKLRTLGVLVGVDGDEASWAQKKERNVLYECSPTARYVLRRFPRDIAECQSLEQLQDPIAYADTTDGQNGRIRHRVYRRLLFEPLVEDRDWSAEELKYVQGQRRTILDQLEKTVGWIGRRYREGMVLFHPGLTSVSELFPTQAAVSDLVLLVSGELRRMMQEEGLIVGSDGRIRLLPSELERVLMRLKEQYKDYWIKDWRDNLSSSELALLCVEHLHSWGLAERLSGGEVEVSALLGRWRAEYGEEERT; via the coding sequence ATGATTCGTGGAGCGGCGCGGCGCGCGGCGAAGCGCGAGCGGAACGAGGAGCAGCTGCTGGAGCGCAAGCAGGAATGCGTACAGGCGCTGCTCAATCGGCCCTGGGTGGCCAAGGAAGAACATGCGGAGCTTTACTATGCCGTCAAGGATCACTATGAGGAGCTGCGCAGCTGGTTCATGGACAAGGCGGGGTTGCCGCTGCTGCTGACGCGGACAATGGCCAAGCTGGACAAGACGCCCGTGGCGGCGTATCCGTGGATGGGGTTCGAGGAGTTCAGCGAGCGGCAGGACTACGTCTTTTTCACGTACGGGCTCTGGTATATGGAGTCCAAGACGGAGCTGGACCAGTTCCTGCTGTCGGAGATGGTGGAGCAGATTCGCGAGCAGATGATTGCCGGGGGCATGGATGCGGACTGGATGGTCTATTCCCACCGGCTGTCGATGGCGCGTGCGCTCAAGAAGTTGCGGACCCTCGGAGTGCTCGTAGGCGTGGACGGGGACGAGGCATCCTGGGCGCAGAAGAAGGAGCGAAACGTCTTGTACGAATGCTCGCCGACCGCGCGTTATGTGCTGCGCCGCTTCCCCCGCGACATTGCGGAGTGCCAAAGCTTGGAGCAGCTCCAGGACCCGATCGCCTACGCCGATACGACCGATGGACAGAACGGCCGCATCCGCCATCGGGTGTACCGACGGCTGCTCTTCGAGCCGCTCGTAGAGGATCGGGACTGGAGCGCCGAGGAGCTGAAGTACGTGCAGGGGCAGCGACGGACCATCTTGGACCAATTGGAGAAGACGGTCGGCTGGATCGGCCGCCGCTATCGGGAGGGCATGGTGCTGTTCCATCCTGGCCTGACTTCGGTTAGCGAGCTGTTCCCGACACAGGCGGCGGTATCCGACCTGGTTCTGCTCGTCTCCGGTGAACTGCGCCGAATGATGCAGGAGGAAGGCCTGATTGTAGGGTCTGACGGAAGGATTCGGCTGTTGCCATCCGAGCTGGAGAGAGTGCTGATGCGCTTGAAGGAGCAATACAAGGACTATTGGATCAAGGACTGGAGAGACAACCTGTCGAGCTCGGAGTTGGCGTTGTTGTGTGTGGAGCACTTGCATTCCTGGGGACTGGCAGAGCGATTGTCAGGCGGAGAAGTCGAGGTGTCGGCCTTGCTTGGTCGCTGGCGCGCCGAGTATGGAGAGGAGGAGCGGACATGA